In Chloracidobacterium sp., the following proteins share a genomic window:
- a CDS encoding YicC family protein: MRSMTGFGRGTAAGDKFNITVELRSVNNRFLDLNLRLPAELQLLESNIKQHLNGRVARGRVDVNLQYDRTSETEFELNRPLISGFLAAMREMQQEFGLAGEPDMNVIARLPNVVSTKKEEPSKDFLAAIEAAFQMAIDDLNAMRANEGAMLAGVLESLLCAIEARVPTIEGEAAAVAEEYRSRLTKRVNDMIAKAESQIDLDQGRLAQEVAYLADRADISEEIARLRSHIEHFRQIIAEDKDVGKRLDFLTQELNREANTIASKTNNMTVKENALAIKSDIEKIREQVQNIE, from the coding sequence ATGAGATCAATGACAGGCTTTGGCCGCGGAACGGCCGCGGGCGACAAATTCAACATCACGGTCGAACTCAGATCGGTCAATAACCGCTTCCTCGACCTCAACCTTAGGCTCCCGGCCGAACTGCAGCTGCTCGAATCGAACATCAAACAACATCTCAACGGCCGCGTGGCACGCGGACGCGTCGATGTCAATCTGCAATACGACCGCACAAGTGAAACGGAGTTCGAACTCAATCGGCCGTTGATCTCGGGCTTTCTCGCCGCGATGAGAGAGATGCAGCAGGAGTTTGGCCTGGCCGGCGAACCAGATATGAACGTCATCGCCAGGCTCCCAAACGTCGTGAGCACAAAGAAGGAGGAGCCGAGTAAGGATTTCCTGGCTGCCATCGAGGCTGCATTTCAGATGGCCATCGATGACCTCAACGCGATGCGGGCGAACGAAGGAGCTATGCTCGCCGGTGTGTTAGAGAGCCTGCTCTGCGCGATCGAAGCCCGCGTACCGACGATCGAGGGCGAGGCGGCAGCCGTTGCGGAGGAATATCGCAGCCGCCTGACCAAGCGCGTGAACGATATGATCGCGAAGGCCGAATCACAGATCGACCTCGATCAGGGCCGGCTCGCCCAGGAGGTAGCATACCTAGCCGACAGGGCAGACATCTCAGAGGAGATCGCCCGGCTGCGAAGCCACATCGAGCATTTCCGACAGATCATTGCCGAAGATAAAGATGTCGGCAAGCGCCTCGATTTCCTCACCCAGGAACTCAACCGCGAAGCCAACACGATCGCTTCGAAGACAAACAATATGACCGTAAAGGAAAACGCTCTTGCGATAAAGAGCGATATTGAAAAGATCCGAGAGCAAGTGCAAAATATCGAATAA
- the mtnA gene encoding S-methyl-5-thioribose-1-phosphate isomerase, with product MKLDIIPVKWSDEGVLMLDQRLLPTEEKWLTLRDYNAVAAGIKDMVVRGAPAIGVSAAYGIALAAKNFVGTNVVDLEDEIEFAAEVIGKTRPTAVNLFWAIDRMKRTFQAAKADGKSGSEIKEILKNESKAIHDEDIEAQRLIAKFGGELLNDNDTVLTHCNAGALATGGVWGTALGVIRGAVDQGKHIAVIADETRPYLQGARLTAWELMQDDIPVTLITDNMSGHVMKKGNVQAVVVGSDRIAANGDVANKIGTYMVAVLAKRHNIPFYVAAPLSTVDLNCPTGDDIPIEERDIREVTHVRDIQLAPDNAEVSNYAFDVTPNDLVTAIITEKGVARAPYIESLKAQFGS from the coding sequence ATGAAACTCGATATTATCCCTGTCAAATGGTCTGACGAAGGCGTGCTGATGCTCGATCAGCGATTGCTGCCGACCGAAGAGAAATGGCTCACGCTGCGCGACTACAACGCCGTTGCGGCCGGAATCAAAGATATGGTCGTGCGCGGTGCTCCGGCCATTGGCGTTTCGGCGGCTTATGGGATCGCGCTGGCAGCAAAGAATTTTGTTGGAACGAACGTCGTCGATCTTGAGGATGAGATCGAATTTGCGGCTGAGGTTATCGGCAAGACGCGGCCGACGGCGGTGAACCTGTTCTGGGCCATCGACCGGATGAAAAGGACGTTTCAGGCCGCCAAAGCAGACGGAAAGTCGGGCAGCGAGATCAAGGAGATCCTCAAAAACGAATCAAAGGCCATTCACGACGAAGACATTGAGGCACAACGACTGATCGCGAAGTTCGGCGGTGAATTACTGAACGACAACGACACCGTACTTACGCACTGCAACGCCGGAGCTCTCGCTACCGGCGGCGTTTGGGGCACCGCTCTTGGCGTGATTCGCGGCGCCGTCGATCAGGGCAAGCACATCGCTGTAATAGCCGACGAAACTCGCCCTTATCTGCAAGGAGCGCGACTGACGGCCTGGGAATTGATGCAGGATGACATTCCCGTTACGCTCATCACCGACAACATGAGCGGCCACGTAATGAAAAAAGGCAATGTCCAGGCCGTCGTCGTCGGCTCAGATCGCATCGCTGCCAACGGCGACGTCGCCAACAAGATCGGCACCTACATGGTCGCCGTCCTGGCAAAACGCCACAACATCCCATTCTACGTCGCCGCCCCTTTGTCCACCGTCGATCTCAACTGTCCAACCGGCGACGACATACCCATCGAGGAACGCGATATCCGCGAAGTCACCCACGTCCGCGACATCCAACTCGCACCCGATAACGCGGAAGTCTCGAACTACGCCTTCGACGTAACCCCAAACGACCTCGTCACCGCCATAATCACCGAAAAAGGCGTCGCGAGAGCACCGTATATCGAGAGTTTGAAGGCTCAGTTCGGGTCATAG
- the gmk gene encoding guanylate kinase → MKGNLVIISSPSGGGKGTLIKEVRDHLPDLGYSCSHTTRPQRFGEEEGREYFFISEDEFRRRIDAGDFLEYANVHGHLYGTSLAESRKVFNSGRDLIVEVDVQGALQIMEKDELADSRISIFILPPSFEVLRARLTARNTESEEGLRTRLRNSFNEVMQFAKFDYVVINDDLTVAARQMAAIILAERQTATRQNDAIRSILDSFDASRHLFEGE, encoded by the coding sequence ATGAAGGGGAATTTGGTTATCATCAGCTCTCCGTCAGGCGGCGGAAAAGGCACGCTGATCAAAGAGGTACGTGACCACCTGCCCGACCTCGGCTATTCCTGCTCGCACACGACGCGGCCTCAACGCTTTGGCGAGGAAGAGGGGCGCGAGTATTTCTTTATCAGCGAGGACGAATTTCGCCGCCGCATCGATGCCGGCGACTTTCTCGAATACGCTAACGTCCACGGCCATCTTTACGGGACATCCCTCGCCGAGAGTCGAAAGGTTTTCAACTCGGGCCGTGATCTCATCGTCGAGGTCGATGTGCAGGGGGCTTTGCAGATCATGGAAAAGGACGAGCTCGCCGATTCGCGGATCAGCATTTTTATCCTGCCGCCCTCATTCGAGGTCCTTCGTGCCCGCCTTACCGCCCGGAATACTGAATCCGAGGAAGGTCTTCGGACCCGTCTTCGAAATTCATTCAACGAGGTTATGCAGTTCGCAAAGTTCGACTATGTCGTGATCAACGATGACCTGACGGTTGCCGCGAGGCAAATGGCGGCGATAATCCTCGCGGAACGACAAACTGCAACTAGACAAAATGACGCGATTCGGAGTATTCTTGATAGTTTTGATGCCTCGAGGCACCTATTCGAAGGAGAATGA
- a CDS encoding electron transfer flavoprotein-ubiquinone oxidoreductase, with protein sequence MSEREQIPMDVVFVGAGPANLAAALHLKKEIKRHDEMVDKGFRQGRKIGDLEICIVEKGSFVGAHILSGAVMDPRAIRELMPDFIAQGCPVDSVVTDDAAWYLTEKRGFVAPITPPPLKNKGKYIVSLSKICEWLGGKCEEAGVNIFPEFPAAEILYDDNDAVIGVRTGDKGIDKEGHKKPNYEPGVDLLAKVTVLGEGSRGSLAKQLMSRLGLTEGKEPMVYSLGVKELWEVPAGNFAEGMVVHTLGFPSDTRTYGGGWIYGMKNNVVSIGYVTGLDYEDPMIDPHAEFQKFKTHPKVAAVLAGGKMIKYGAKTINAGGYWTQPRLYADGVLLVGETASMLNGQRIKGIHTAMKSGMLAAETIVGAFEHEDFSSKTLRHYEEKVNLSWIYDELHPVRNFHAAFQKGRWSALINTGLQYLTRGMAWGFMPKEHHVAGHERMQTVAENEKRRTENGGRYADVPFDKELTFDKVTDVFYGAVAHDEDQPSHLHVLDTEICATRCAEEYDNPCQRFCPAAVYEMEEVNGRRELKVNFSNCVHCKTCDIADPYQIINWVTPEGGGGPNYKGM encoded by the coding sequence ATGAGCGAACGCGAACAGATACCGATGGATGTGGTCTTTGTCGGGGCGGGGCCGGCGAATTTGGCGGCCGCTCTGCACTTGAAGAAGGAGATCAAGCGGCACGACGAGATGGTTGATAAGGGATTCAGACAGGGTCGAAAGATTGGCGATCTCGAGATCTGCATCGTGGAGAAAGGCTCGTTCGTCGGAGCACACATCCTGTCCGGTGCGGTGATGGATCCCAGGGCGATCCGCGAACTAATGCCAGATTTCATCGCCCAGGGCTGTCCCGTGGATTCAGTCGTGACGGACGATGCGGCTTGGTATCTGACCGAGAAACGCGGCTTTGTCGCGCCGATCACGCCGCCGCCGTTGAAGAACAAGGGCAAATACATCGTCAGCCTCAGCAAGATCTGCGAATGGCTCGGCGGGAAGTGCGAGGAAGCGGGCGTCAACATTTTTCCTGAGTTTCCGGCAGCAGAGATTTTGTATGACGATAACGACGCCGTCATCGGCGTCCGTACCGGCGACAAGGGAATTGACAAGGAAGGCCATAAGAAACCGAACTACGAGCCGGGCGTTGATCTATTGGCTAAGGTCACGGTCCTTGGTGAAGGCTCTCGCGGTTCGCTCGCGAAACAACTGATGTCGCGGCTTGGCCTGACTGAGGGCAAAGAACCGATGGTCTATTCGCTTGGTGTGAAAGAGTTGTGGGAAGTGCCCGCGGGGAATTTCGCCGAGGGAATGGTCGTCCACACGCTCGGGTTCCCGTCCGACACGCGGACCTACGGCGGCGGCTGGATCTACGGGATGAAGAACAACGTCGTCTCGATCGGCTATGTGACGGGCCTGGATTACGAAGATCCGATGATCGACCCGCACGCGGAGTTTCAAAAGTTCAAGACCCACCCAAAGGTCGCCGCCGTGCTTGCCGGCGGCAAGATGATCAAATACGGAGCGAAGACCATCAACGCCGGCGGCTATTGGACTCAACCAAGGCTTTATGCCGACGGCGTGCTCCTGGTGGGCGAGACGGCGTCTATGCTGAACGGGCAACGGATCAAGGGGATCCACACTGCGATGAAATCCGGAATGCTCGCGGCGGAGACGATCGTCGGCGCGTTCGAGCATGAGGATTTCTCGTCAAAGACGCTCCGGCATTACGAGGAGAAGGTAAACCTTTCATGGATCTATGACGAGCTGCATCCGGTGCGAAATTTTCATGCCGCGTTCCAGAAAGGCCGCTGGTCGGCGTTGATCAACACCGGCCTGCAATATCTCACCCGCGGCATGGCGTGGGGCTTTATGCCGAAGGAGCATCATGTGGCAGGGCACGAGAGAATGCAAACGGTGGCCGAGAACGAAAAACGGAGAACGGAGAACGGAGGTCGTTACGCGGATGTCCCGTTTGATAAGGAGTTGACGTTTGATAAGGTCACGGATGTGTTTTATGGAGCGGTCGCCCATGACGAGGACCAGCCATCGCATCTGCATGTGCTCGATACCGAGATCTGCGCGACGCGGTGCGCCGAGGAATACGACAATCCGTGCCAGCGGTTCTGTCCGGCCGCGGTGTATGAGATGGAAGAGGTCAATGGACGCCGTGAGCTAAAGGTAAATTTCTCGAACTGCGTTCACTGTAAGACGTGCGACATCGCCGATCCCTACCAGATCATCAACTGGGTCACACCAGAAGGCGGCGGCGGGCCAAACTATAAGGGAATGTAA
- a CDS encoding ATP-binding cassette domain-containing protein, which translates to MNDLARLLKYVRPFWLSFVLALVAMVLAAVFETAIGALLVPIFDQFFFQGPATETKTLFDLNKLIPRDDWYRAWLVISGLLIVFSILKGIAEYFSTYLMARIGQSAVLDLRSELYSHLLGQSMAFFERHRTNHLVSRLVVSCSAIEAAVSSNLRDVIREAVLLIAFLSAALYFNWRLALGSLILLPVIGYLTSTVSNRMRKLADVSLAGNKEITDTAQEALANNVIVKAYRAEPREHKRFFSAAATIARANLRSARISGLFPPAFDIIAIGGIIVLFYFGLREINAARMEASQFFTFLYFLFRSFDPLRKISRQHNEISKAFAAAGDVWNIMDDNEVIPEKPDAVDVGPLERAISFRSVSFRYRSNRKPIIDGIDLEVPRDSVIALVGRSGGGKSTVTKLVQRLYDPIQGSIYWDDTDLRDATLASVRGQIALVTQETVLFNDSVLRNISYGRPDASEDEVREAARIALADEFIEQLPERYDTILGERGTLISGGQRQRIAIARAVLMDAPVLILDEATSALDTESEQLVQKALANLMRGRTSIVIAHRLSTVRRADRIFVLEKGRIIESGKHADLIEQKGLYSRLYEMQFADDLG; encoded by the coding sequence ATGAACGATCTTGCCCGCCTGCTCAAATACGTCCGGCCATTCTGGTTGAGCTTTGTGTTGGCGCTGGTGGCGATGGTCCTGGCCGCAGTGTTCGAAACGGCGATCGGAGCATTGCTCGTCCCGATCTTTGACCAATTCTTCTTCCAAGGCCCGGCTACTGAGACAAAGACGCTCTTCGACCTCAACAAGCTCATTCCGCGCGATGATTGGTATCGCGCCTGGCTGGTCATATCAGGGCTTTTGATCGTCTTCTCTATTCTAAAGGGCATCGCAGAATATTTTTCGACCTACCTGATGGCGCGCATCGGGCAGTCGGCCGTCCTCGACCTTCGCAGCGAGTTGTACTCGCACCTGCTCGGCCAATCAATGGCGTTCTTTGAACGTCACCGGACGAATCACCTGGTTTCGAGGCTCGTTGTAAGCTGTTCTGCGATCGAGGCTGCCGTTTCGTCCAACCTCCGCGACGTGATCCGTGAGGCTGTGCTTTTGATAGCATTCCTCTCAGCCGCTCTTTATTTCAATTGGCGGCTTGCACTCGGCTCGCTGATCCTCCTGCCGGTCATCGGATATCTGACCTCGACGGTGAGCAACCGAATGCGAAAGCTCGCCGATGTATCGCTCGCGGGCAATAAAGAGATAACCGACACCGCGCAGGAAGCCCTCGCAAACAATGTGATCGTAAAGGCCTACAGGGCTGAACCGCGAGAACACAAACGATTCTTCAGCGCGGCGGCGACGATCGCTCGTGCTAATCTCCGCTCGGCTCGCATCTCAGGCCTCTTTCCACCGGCCTTTGACATCATCGCCATTGGCGGCATTATCGTCCTCTTCTATTTCGGGCTCCGTGAGATCAATGCGGCCCGGATGGAAGCGTCGCAGTTCTTCACTTTCCTCTATTTTCTCTTTCGCAGCTTTGACCCGCTGCGCAAGATCTCGCGGCAGCATAATGAGATATCCAAGGCGTTCGCGGCCGCGGGCGACGTCTGGAATATCATGGACGATAATGAGGTGATCCCCGAAAAGCCCGACGCCGTAGATGTCGGGCCGCTCGAACGTGCGATCTCGTTCCGCAGCGTGTCCTTTCGCTATCGCAGCAACCGAAAGCCGATCATAGACGGGATCGACCTCGAAGTGCCGCGCGATTCCGTGATCGCCCTGGTGGGCCGAAGCGGCGGCGGAAAATCGACTGTAACGAAGCTCGTCCAACGCCTGTACGACCCGATACAGGGCAGTATCTACTGGGACGACACCGATCTCCGCGATGCAACGCTTGCGAGCGTCAGGGGGCAGATAGCACTCGTAACTCAGGAGACCGTACTTTTCAACGACTCTGTCCTCCGGAACATTTCATACGGCCGGCCCGACGCGAGCGAGGATGAGGTGCGCGAGGCCGCGCGGATAGCACTTGCAGACGAGTTCATCGAACAGCTGCCCGAGCGATATGACACGATACTTGGCGAACGCGGCACACTGATCTCCGGCGGCCAGCGACAGCGGATAGCGATCGCACGGGCCGTGTTGATGGATGCTCCGGTCCTGATACTCGACGAGGCAACATCGGCTCTGGACACAGAGAGCGAACAGCTTGTGCAAAAGGCACTCGCCAACCTTATGCGCGGCCGTACATCGATCGTGATCGCTCACCGGCTGTCGACGGTTCGCCGGGCCGATCGAATTTTTGTTCTCGAGAAGGGCCGCATTATCGAGTCGGGCAAGCACGCCGACCTCATCGAGCAGAAAGGCCTCTACAGCCGGCTGTACGAGATGCAGTTTGCGGATGATCTAGGGTGA
- a CDS encoding DoxX family protein, whose protein sequence is MRLEHTLDALHVSVTRRRWTQLFTAFVRCLLALGFIPPSIPKIMHRPFTVLPDTNPVGAYFNALYNTGFYYEFIGWSQLIAAILLLIPRTSHLGAMMFLPIIANIAVLTCSVGFVGTWLITLLMAFAAAWLVTWEYDRLKPIVFRTREDRPRRVRFGFIAIPAFFAAGGVAMSVLWWAIGLGNFSNYLSIGVALAVIGAVFGLVVALHLRYMPVGHLSEPPA, encoded by the coding sequence ATGAGACTCGAACACACCCTCGACGCCCTCCACGTATCAGTAACTAGACGCCGCTGGACTCAGCTCTTCACCGCATTCGTCCGTTGTCTGCTGGCACTCGGCTTTATACCGCCAAGCATTCCAAAGATAATGCATCGCCCGTTCACGGTGCTGCCGGACACAAATCCTGTTGGGGCGTACTTTAATGCACTATACAACACGGGCTTCTACTACGAATTCATAGGCTGGTCACAGCTCATTGCGGCGATATTACTGCTGATACCGCGAACATCGCATCTTGGGGCAATGATGTTCCTGCCTATCATCGCCAATATCGCGGTGCTGACCTGCTCGGTCGGATTCGTCGGGACGTGGCTGATCACGCTGCTCATGGCCTTTGCCGCGGCGTGGCTGGTGACATGGGAATATGATCGTCTCAAACCTATCGTTTTCAGAACGCGCGAGGACAGGCCGCGTCGAGTACGCTTCGGGTTCATCGCGATCCCGGCCTTTTTTGCCGCAGGCGGTGTCGCGATGTCGGTGTTGTGGTGGGCGATAGGGCTTGGGAATTTCTCGAATTACCTTTCGATCGGCGTCGCTCTGGCGGTGATCGGTGCGGTGTTCGGGCTGGTGGTGGCTCTGCACCTCCGTTATATGCCCGTAGGACACCTGTCGGAACCGCCTGCGTAA
- the tnpA gene encoding IS200/IS605 family transposase, translating to MANTYSNLFYHIVFSTKGRVDFVDQEIENRVWAYIGGIARKHGLTALQVGGIENHIHALTMAKPVHAPSQIAQWLKGESSKWIHEEFPHLSKFGWQDGYGVFSVSKSNVPEVIEYIKNQRKHHAKQSFEDEYVSLLKLHGIDYDERFLFD from the coding sequence ATGGCCAACACATATTCGAATTTGTTTTATCACATTGTGTTTAGCACAAAAGGCCGTGTCGATTTCGTAGACCAAGAAATTGAGAACCGCGTATGGGCGTACATTGGCGGGATTGCACGCAAGCACGGCTTGACCGCGTTGCAGGTCGGCGGCATTGAGAATCACATTCATGCATTGACGATGGCAAAACCGGTTCATGCACCAAGCCAGATCGCACAATGGTTAAAAGGCGAGTCGTCGAAGTGGATTCACGAAGAATTCCCACATCTTTCGAAGTTCGGTTGGCAGGACGGTTACGGAGTATTCTCGGTGAGTAAATCGAACGTGCCGGAGGTTATCGAATATATCAAGAATCAACGTAAGCATCATGCGAAGCAGAGTTTTGAAGACGAATATGTTTCGTTATTGAAATTGCACGGGATCGATTACGACGAACGGTTTTTATTCGATTAA
- the rpoZ gene encoding DNA-directed RNA polymerase subunit omega yields the protein MADETKAIKEIDENAEPEEEIIDPPDIDSKYRLIILAAQRSKQLQRGALPRVDADLKKTKPTRVAMKEFQERRINFRFTDQADDEAQAAE from the coding sequence ATGGCCGACGAAACCAAAGCTATCAAAGAGATTGACGAGAACGCCGAACCCGAAGAAGAGATCATCGATCCGCCCGATATCGATTCGAAATACCGGCTCATCATCCTGGCCGCACAGCGCAGTAAGCAGCTTCAGCGTGGTGCCTTGCCCCGCGTTGACGCCGATCTCAAGAAGACCAAGCCGACCCGCGTCGCGATGAAGGAATTTCAGGAACGCAGGATCAATTTCCGCTTCACCGACCAAGCCGACGACGAAGCCCAGGCCGCTGAATAA
- the glgP gene encoding alpha-glucan family phosphorylase, which produces MTEVATDISAQPTTAKEQPDFRENFSLNRKLPWALAELDRISMNFFWSWQPDGAALFRDLDPILWDKCEQNPRLLLNQASNLRLWQRANDAAYLARLSSFTEKLDSYLSAAGVQPPATAGGPACLAYFCAEFGIHNSLPNYSGGLGILAGDHLKSASDLNLPLTAIGLLYRYGYFRQSLRHDGWQEERYNDIFQSELALTPVVNEDGERLTVCVHIRGREVTAQAWLARVGRVSLYLLDTHLPQNSEVDRLITGHLYGGDTETRIVQEKVLGIGGVRLLRKLGIEPSVYHLNEGHAAFSTLELAHEYLAADPKRTFADAVESVRRKCVFTTHTPVAAGNDNFPPDLLIECFSDEFIDSLKLTKGEFLALGRADLTDDKEFFGMTPLAIRMCRSSNGVSEKHGEVSRELWLKMFTDLADAGAVPITSVTNGVHPSTWIAPLFQDQYRRHFGEAWHENIRDPNAWAEYVNSLNNKDLWATHQSLKGLLIAFIRNRTRTDDIGDIDTIHEHESTKGLFSPDILTIGFARRVAAYKRWDLIFSDLERLLRLVDDVGQPVQFVFAGKAHPQDNTAKTILQELMSINHDSNWQRRAVFIEDYDQEIARHLVQGVDVWMNVPRRPMEASGTSGMKAAMNGVLNFSVLDGWWIEGYNGENGFAIGARDVDADAEMDSADAESLYSTLENEIIPTYYDRGPEGYSDAWLAMMKDAIATLTPQFSSDRMLNDYLTRIYDAE; this is translated from the coding sequence ATGACGGAGGTCGCTACCGATATCTCAGCACAACCAACTACCGCGAAAGAGCAGCCAGACTTTAGAGAAAACTTCTCCCTGAACCGAAAACTGCCGTGGGCACTAGCGGAACTCGACCGAATCTCGATGAACTTTTTCTGGTCGTGGCAGCCCGACGGAGCGGCCCTGTTTCGCGATCTGGACCCGATCCTGTGGGACAAATGCGAACAGAATCCGAGGCTGTTGCTCAATCAGGCAAGCAACTTACGGCTGTGGCAGCGGGCGAATGATGCAGCGTATTTGGCGAGACTCAGTTCGTTCACCGAGAAGCTTGATTCGTACCTGTCGGCTGCGGGCGTTCAACCACCCGCTACCGCAGGTGGTCCTGCCTGCCTCGCATATTTCTGTGCCGAGTTCGGCATTCATAATTCTTTACCGAACTATTCCGGCGGCCTTGGCATTCTGGCGGGCGACCATCTCAAATCTGCCAGCGACCTCAATCTCCCGCTGACGGCCATCGGCCTCTTGTATCGCTACGGCTATTTTCGACAGTCACTGCGGCATGACGGGTGGCAGGAGGAACGCTATAACGACATTTTTCAGTCCGAATTAGCGCTAACACCTGTTGTTAACGAGGACGGAGAACGCCTCACCGTCTGCGTTCACATTCGTGGCCGCGAGGTCACGGCACAGGCATGGCTCGCCCGTGTCGGACGCGTCTCGCTCTACCTGCTTGACACACATCTGCCCCAGAATAGTGAAGTAGATCGCCTGATAACGGGCCATCTGTACGGTGGCGATACCGAGACGAGGATCGTGCAGGAAAAGGTCCTCGGCATTGGCGGCGTCCGGCTGCTGAGAAAGCTCGGCATCGAACCATCGGTTTATCACCTCAACGAAGGCCATGCCGCGTTTTCGACGCTAGAACTTGCCCACGAGTACCTTGCCGCGGATCCGAAACGCACCTTCGCCGACGCCGTCGAATCGGTCCGGCGGAAGTGCGTTTTTACCACGCATACGCCGGTCGCGGCGGGAAATGATAATTTTCCGCCCGATCTGCTGATCGAGTGCTTCAGCGATGAGTTTATCGACTCTCTCAAATTGACCAAAGGCGAGTTTCTCGCCCTCGGACGCGCCGATCTGACGGACGACAAAGAGTTTTTTGGGATGACGCCGCTCGCGATCAGGATGTGCCGCTCGTCAAACGGCGTCAGCGAAAAGCACGGTGAGGTGTCACGGGAATTGTGGTTGAAGATGTTCACCGACTTGGCTGACGCCGGCGCCGTGCCGATCACGTCCGTCACAAACGGCGTTCACCCGTCGACCTGGATCGCTCCGCTCTTTCAGGACCAGTATCGAAGACATTTCGGCGAGGCGTGGCATGAAAATATCCGTGATCCAAACGCTTGGGCGGAATATGTTAACTCACTTAACAACAAAGACTTATGGGCCACTCATCAGTCGCTCAAGGGGCTGCTGATCGCCTTCATCCGCAACCGGACCCGGACCGACGACATTGGCGACATCGATACGATCCATGAACATGAGAGCACCAAAGGGCTGTTCTCGCCCGACATCCTTACTATCGGTTTCGCACGGCGCGTCGCGGCCTACAAACGCTGGGACCTGATCTTCTCGGACCTTGAACGCCTGCTCAGGCTCGTCGACGATGTCGGTCAGCCCGTGCAGTTCGTTTTTGCCGGCAAAGCCCACCCGCAGGACAACACCGCCAAAACCATCCTGCAGGAACTGATGTCCATCAACCATGATTCCAATTGGCAGCGGCGGGCCGTATTTATCGAAGACTATGATCAGGAAATCGCTCGCCATCTCGTCCAGGGCGTGGATGTCTGGATGAATGTGCCGCGTCGCCCGATGGAAGCAAGCGGGACCAGCGGCATGAAGGCGGCAATGAACGGCGTCCTGAATTTCTCGGTCCTCGATGGCTGGTGGATCGAAGGCTATAACGGTGAAAATGGCTTTGCCATCGGCGCGCGCGACGTTGACGCCGATGCTGAGATGGACTCCGCCGATGCAGAATCACTCTATTCAACGCTCGAAAACGAGATCATCCCGACCTATTACGACCGCGGCCCGGAAGGCTATTCGGACGCATGGCTCGCTATGATGAAAGATGCGATCGCCACGCTAACCCCGCAGTTCTCGAGCGATCGGATGCTCAATGATTACCTGACGAGGATCTACGACGCAGAATGA